The following is a genomic window from Caproiciproducens sp. CPB-2.
ATTGCTTGTGTTTGCGATCCGGTATTCCTACCGGCACAGAAACGAATGCTGCGGCGACTGCAGCCGGTGCGCATCCTGTCATTCCTGTACCAGAAAAGATAAAAAATAGAAATTTATCTCTCCTTTGCCTTCCCGGCAAAAGAGAGATTTTTTCTTGCTCAAACACTATTCAAACACATTGCGCCGTGATAGAATAGAAACGTTGCAATCAGGCAGGAAAATTGGTTTGGGGAGATAATAATATATGGAACAGACAAGGCACCATTACGGACTATTCACTACGGTAACCATGATTATCGGT
Proteins encoded in this region:
- a CDS encoding FeoB-associated Cys-rich membrane protein → MQLIDYAILAVIAVLLVFAIRYSYRHRNECCGDCSRCASCHSCTRKDKK